The following proteins are encoded in a genomic region of [Eubacterium] hominis:
- a CDS encoding methyltransferase domain-containing protein, which produces MLECPKCKSELIKTKHCYQCVNHHSFDIAKRGYVNLLLGNHKATGDDKEMVKARTIFLSHGYYAPLKNRLIELLKDKQIKTLADAGCGQGFYTNAIHDALQCDTYGFDLSKYAVDEACKAHNGVFYGVCNIFHMPLSDESCDSVLSVFAPVDMKENARVLKPGGYFIKVGPGPKHLLEMKQELYKDVYENTVETGYAGFTLCHEELLEYTIDLQNAHDIKALFQMTPYYWRTPKESVEHLLSLSALTTRVSFHITIYRKEEA; this is translated from the coding sequence ATGTTAGAATGTCCAAAATGTAAAAGTGAATTAATAAAAACGAAACACTGTTATCAATGTGTGAACCATCACAGCTTTGATATAGCCAAACGCGGGTATGTTAATCTTTTGTTAGGCAATCATAAAGCAACCGGGGATGATAAGGAAATGGTGAAGGCGAGAACGATTTTTTTAAGCCATGGATACTATGCTCCTTTAAAAAATCGTTTGATTGAACTATTAAAAGATAAACAAATAAAGACACTGGCAGATGCAGGATGTGGTCAGGGCTTTTATACCAATGCCATACATGACGCATTACAATGTGATACCTATGGCTTTGACTTATCCAAATATGCAGTGGATGAAGCTTGTAAAGCACACAATGGGGTATTTTATGGTGTGTGCAATATTTTTCATATGCCATTATCAGATGAAAGCTGTGATAGCGTACTATCTGTATTTGCGCCAGTGGATATGAAAGAAAATGCCAGGGTGTTAAAACCAGGTGGATACTTTATCAAAGTAGGACCTGGTCCTAAACATCTGTTGGAAATGAAACAGGAGCTATATAAAGATGTATATGAAAATACTGTAGAAACTGGTTATGCAGGGTTTACATTATGTCATGAAGAACTGTTGGAATACACCATTGATTTACAAAATGCACATGATATCAAAGCATTATTTCAAATGACACCTTACTATTGGCGTACACCAAAGGAAAGCGTGGAACATCTGCTTTCTTTATCTGCGTTGACCACAAGGGTATCATTTCATATTACGATATATCGAAAGGAAGAGGCATGA
- a CDS encoding septation ring formation regulator EzrA — MENFINNIKNVVSIDILIYIIIALIALIILTIVIMALRKKKARKMLEDMELRYNTLKGVPLAFKLNKAVALSRVNEMIAEAVDSCKSAFDIVQEKLKDCSVQLAEIDDLIYVHKSKKARNKMQELEEDLKVCEENVNKINETLDGILEQENEQRVHINRLKEKFRSLKKKIADNKTSYNQSNEYLDKEIVRIEKMFSSFEEWMFASEFNKAADQQKEIGDAIKALEELTDVLPSMYERAKGVLPRAIDEVGYNYAQARNKGIYLEHLEVKRNLEVISDMLKNDLNKLRNGDPQGVHEDLNDCEKRIVQLQEQISKEEKAFEEVSSNIDILYDSIRTINQDVEDIEKLYGKVYERFGFENWTLRLKETSEKLAALNDMKRSVDRIMSEHSVPYSTLLISYRELEQSTAVFAGEVVEMKTKLNNACSDEERAKKQLVKLQLIVNEIQVKMRKHRLPSVSQKYEEDLHKAERMIKDIKVILDNSPLDVKELNKELKVAIDYIYTLYNSVNNLVGMAIMVENTIVFGNRYRSTYPEIDSELTRAELCFRNGQYTKALKIGIQCIEKMHPGAYEKLINKDDTSLLRQEA; from the coding sequence ATGGAAAACTTTATCAACAATATCAAAAACGTCGTTTCAATTGATATACTGATTTACATTATTATCGCATTGATCGCATTGATTATTTTGACGATTGTCATTATGGCGTTAAGAAAAAAGAAAGCACGTAAAATGCTGGAAGATATGGAACTTCGATATAACACATTGAAAGGTGTGCCACTGGCATTTAAACTGAATAAAGCAGTTGCTTTATCCCGTGTAAATGAAATGATAGCAGAAGCAGTGGACAGCTGTAAGAGTGCTTTTGATATCGTACAGGAAAAACTAAAGGATTGTAGTGTACAGTTAGCGGAAATTGATGATTTGATTTATGTACACAAAAGCAAAAAAGCCAGAAATAAAATGCAGGAGTTGGAGGAAGATCTGAAAGTATGTGAAGAAAACGTAAATAAGATCAATGAAACACTGGATGGAATTCTGGAGCAAGAAAACGAACAACGTGTGCATATCAATCGTTTAAAAGAGAAATTCCGTTCATTGAAGAAAAAAATCGCAGATAATAAAACTTCTTATAATCAAAGCAATGAATATCTGGATAAAGAAATCGTACGTATAGAAAAGATGTTCTCATCTTTTGAAGAATGGATGTTTGCGTCTGAATTTAATAAAGCAGCAGATCAGCAAAAAGAAATCGGTGATGCTATCAAGGCATTAGAAGAATTAACAGATGTATTGCCTTCTATGTATGAACGTGCGAAAGGTGTTTTGCCAAGAGCAATCGATGAAGTGGGATACAATTATGCACAAGCTAGAAATAAAGGCATTTATTTAGAACATTTAGAAGTAAAACGTAATTTGGAAGTTATCAGCGATATGCTGAAGAATGATTTAAATAAATTGAGAAATGGAGATCCACAGGGTGTTCATGAAGATTTGAATGATTGTGAAAAACGTATTGTTCAGCTGCAAGAACAGATTTCCAAAGAAGAAAAAGCATTTGAAGAGGTCAGCAGTAATATTGATATCCTTTATGATAGTATTCGTACCATCAATCAGGATGTAGAAGATATCGAAAAGCTGTATGGAAAAGTTTATGAACGTTTTGGCTTTGAAAACTGGACATTGCGTTTGAAAGAAACAAGTGAAAAGCTGGCAGCATTAAATGATATGAAACGCAGTGTTGATAGAATTATGAGTGAACATAGTGTACCATATTCTACCTTGCTTATCAGTTATCGTGAACTTGAACAAAGTACTGCAGTGTTTGCTGGTGAAGTTGTGGAGATGAAAACTAAGCTGAACAACGCATGTAGTGATGAAGAACGTGCGAAAAAACAGCTTGTAAAATTACAGTTGATTGTAAATGAGATTCAGGTGAAAATGCGTAAACACAGACTTCCTAGCGTATCACAGAAATACGAAGAAGATCTGCATAAAGCAGAGCGCATGATCAAAGATATCAAAGTGATTTTAGACAACTCTCCATTGGATGTGAAAGAGCTGAATAAAGAATTGAAAGTTGCAATTGATTATATTTATACCTTATACAATAGTGTGAATAATCTGGTTGGTATGGCAATTATGGTTGAAAATACGATTGTATTTGGTAACCGTTACCGCAGTACGTATCCTGAAATAGATTCAGAATTAACACGTGCAGAACTGTGTTTCCGTAACGGACAATATACAAAGGCTTTAAAGATTGGTATCCAGTGTATTGAAAAAATGCATCCGGGAGCATATGAAAAACTAATCAATAAAGACGACACAAGTTTATTACGACAGGAGGCATAA
- a CDS encoding insulinase family protein yields MDITTGVRLHKIQTKKFKDIGISIRFQNTLERKTACARSLLALMLCDRSKHYDTKKKMSDEQDALYGATLNAQTAGYGSSQIIEIRSKIIHPCFVDEKEDILTEWLSFLKEILFSPLLSEEAFEESKHILLSKIKRMLDDPAQYVINECLKLAGKNTSLGISALGEKQDVEALCLDDIKKVYEDMIQHDQIDIMICGDIQEDMMETIASQLNFTPRKTAFESYYVAQNDLHAEVAQQYKNISQSYIMMTWFTNTSAVDKDYYALRVANAMFGQYSTSLLFQEVREKNSLCYSIFSNLISYDAALGVTTGIEKENIEKTRTLIMEQFERLKNGDFKDELMEVSKTMIINSLRASDDSMNSLIALAYQNTLLQRNYTSEDIISLIQKVTREDVLRVISRCELKQTLIVTKEDDAHDQEGE; encoded by the coding sequence ATGGACATAACAACAGGAGTCAGACTGCATAAAATACAGACAAAGAAATTTAAAGATATTGGAATCAGTATACGTTTTCAAAATACCTTGGAACGAAAAACAGCATGCGCAAGAAGTCTTTTGGCATTGATGCTGTGTGATCGCAGTAAACACTATGATACAAAGAAAAAAATGAGTGATGAACAGGATGCCTTATATGGAGCTACCCTGAATGCACAGACGGCAGGATATGGTTCAAGTCAGATCATTGAAATCAGAAGTAAAATTATACATCCCTGTTTTGTGGATGAAAAGGAAGATATCCTTACAGAATGGCTGAGCTTTTTAAAAGAAATCTTGTTTTCTCCTTTATTAAGTGAGGAAGCATTTGAAGAATCAAAACATATTTTATTATCAAAAATTAAACGAATGTTAGATGATCCGGCACAATATGTCATTAATGAGTGTTTAAAGCTGGCAGGTAAAAATACTTCTCTGGGTATTTCTGCACTAGGTGAAAAACAGGATGTGGAAGCCTTATGTTTAGATGATATCAAAAAGGTTTATGAAGATATGATTCAACATGATCAAATTGATATTATGATTTGTGGCGATATCCAAGAAGATATGATGGAAACCATCGCTTCCCAGTTGAACTTTACACCAAGAAAGACCGCTTTTGAAAGCTATTATGTAGCCCAAAATGATTTACATGCGGAAGTGGCACAACAGTATAAAAATATTTCTCAAAGTTATATCATGATGACATGGTTCACCAACACAAGTGCAGTTGATAAAGATTATTACGCCTTGCGTGTTGCGAATGCAATGTTTGGTCAATATTCTACAAGTCTTTTGTTTCAGGAAGTACGTGAGAAAAACAGTTTATGTTATTCTATCTTCAGTAATCTTATCAGTTATGATGCTGCACTGGGTGTAACAACGGGTATAGAAAAAGAAAATATTGAAAAGACTAGAACACTGATTATGGAACAGTTTGAACGATTAAAAAATGGCGATTTTAAAGATGAATTAATGGAAGTAAGTAAAACGATGATCATCAATTCTCTTCGAGCAAGTGATGATTCTATGAATTCATTGATTGCTCTTGCATATCAAAACACACTTTTACAACGCAATTATACAAGTGAAGATATCATTTCACTTATACAAAAAGTCACAAGAGAAGACGTGCTTCGCGTGATTTCCCGTTGTGAATTGAAACAAACGCTGATTGTCACAAAGGAGGATGATGCTCATGATCAAGAAGGAGAATAA
- the rpsD gene encoding 30S ribosomal protein S4 yields MSRINGPVWKTSRRLGFSILETGEELQKRAYAPGQHGPTKRVKLTNYGMQLREKQKIRFMYGLNERQFYNTFQKASKMKGVKGDNFLALLESRLDNIVYRLGFARTRRAARQLVNHGHILVNGKKVDIPSFVCKPGMTIEVKEKSKNMKAITEALEASLNTVAFVDVDKDAKKGTYLRLPERSELNQEFNELLVVEFYNR; encoded by the coding sequence ATGTCAAGAATTAATGGACCGGTTTGGAAAACATCCCGCCGTCTTGGTTTCTCAATTTTAGAAACTGGAGAAGAATTACAGAAACGTGCTTATGCACCTGGTCAGCACGGACCTACAAAACGTGTAAAACTTACCAACTATGGTATGCAGTTACGTGAAAAACAGAAAATTCGTTTCATGTATGGCTTAAATGAACGTCAGTTCTATAACACTTTCCAGAAAGCTAGTAAAATGAAAGGTGTTAAGGGCGACAACTTCTTAGCATTACTTGAATCAAGATTAGATAACATCGTTTACCGTTTAGGATTTGCTAGAACTCGTCGTGCAGCTCGTCAGCTGGTTAACCACGGACACATTTTAGTAAATGGTAAAAAAGTTGATATCCCAAGTTTCGTATGTAAACCTGGTATGACAATCGAAGTTAAAGAAAAATCTAAAAACATGAAAGCTATCACAGAAGCTTTAGAAGCTAGCTTAAATACTGTAGCATTCGTTGACGTTGACAAAGACGCTAAGAAAGGTACTTACCTTCGTCTTCCAGAACGTTCTGAATTAAACCAGGAATTCAACGAACTGCTTGTAGTAGAATTCTACAACAGATAG
- a CDS encoding insulinase family protein: MIKKENKRYQESYVEETLDNGLHVVLWQKPDYAKSLFMMATPLGALDMKQKDENGKEYDFPAGIAHFLEHKMFEMEDGDVMDLFSNMGANVNAFTSYTETVYYFSTTADVIQPLHLLLDFVQDLSITKESVEKEKGIIIQELNMYKQMSDQRLLMETFSSLYKHHPLRYDIGGDAESVTSITLEQLKQCYDINYHPGKMILVGVSAQNPEVLLKEIKKNQQAKTFPAGKKVIRMMQEEPYEPARKDFEFQMDVSMPKLSIAYKMRGVEDIYERIKKEWAIRMVLDATFSSLNPDFQKWLDEGIINDFVGSDVDLGKDYGMMMFYSETNKKEAFLAIVKDIVQKIKQEGISESLLEQLKKRYYGQSLRSLNCFDDIAITMVRNYFDQSDFFASMDVLYDITLQDVKDACQMIDVDNFCVIDLLPENK; the protein is encoded by the coding sequence ATGATCAAGAAGGAGAATAAACGTTATCAGGAAAGTTATGTAGAAGAAACCTTGGATAATGGATTACATGTTGTTTTATGGCAGAAACCAGATTATGCGAAAAGTCTGTTTATGATGGCAACGCCATTAGGGGCGTTAGACATGAAACAAAAGGATGAAAATGGGAAAGAATATGATTTTCCTGCAGGTATCGCACATTTCTTAGAACATAAAATGTTTGAAATGGAAGATGGAGATGTTATGGATTTATTTTCTAATATGGGTGCCAATGTGAATGCATTTACCTCTTATACAGAAACAGTATATTATTTTTCTACCACAGCAGATGTCATCCAGCCTTTACATTTATTATTAGATTTTGTACAAGATTTATCCATTACGAAGGAAAGCGTAGAAAAAGAAAAGGGAATTATCATACAGGAGCTGAATATGTATAAACAGATGAGTGATCAGCGCCTGCTGATGGAAACATTTTCATCTTTATATAAACACCATCCACTACGCTATGATATCGGTGGTGATGCAGAAAGTGTCACATCCATCACTTTGGAACAGTTAAAACAGTGTTACGATATTAATTATCATCCAGGTAAGATGATTTTGGTGGGTGTCAGTGCACAAAATCCTGAAGTTTTATTGAAAGAAATCAAGAAAAACCAACAGGCCAAAACTTTTCCAGCAGGTAAAAAGGTAATAAGAATGATGCAGGAAGAGCCTTATGAACCAGCCAGAAAAGATTTTGAATTTCAAATGGATGTCAGTATGCCAAAGCTTTCCATTGCGTATAAGATGCGTGGTGTAGAAGATATTTATGAACGTATCAAAAAGGAGTGGGCAATCCGTATGGTATTGGATGCGACCTTCTCATCATTAAATCCAGACTTCCAGAAATGGCTGGATGAAGGTATTATCAATGATTTTGTGGGCAGTGATGTCGATCTGGGTAAAGATTATGGCATGATGATGTTTTATAGTGAAACAAATAAAAAAGAAGCATTCTTAGCGATTGTAAAGGATATTGTTCAAAAGATTAAGCAGGAAGGTATTTCTGAAAGTTTACTTGAACAGTTGAAAAAGCGTTACTATGGACAATCTTTACGAAGCTTAAACTGCTTTGATGATATTGCGATTACCATGGTACGTAATTATTTTGATCAAAGCGATTTCTTTGCTTCTATGGATGTATTATATGATATTACACTACAGGATGTAAAAGATGCCTGTCAGATGATAGATGTCGACAATTTCTGTGTGATTGATCTTTTACCAGAAAATAAATAA
- a CDS encoding single-stranded DNA-binding protein, translating into MNVVAFVGKVKEMPVLKESNAGNKFATMIMEVNRNFQNSDGTLDTDKISVTLWKGIAETTINTCRPGDWISVKGRLQAHEYEGRDGMMRSAYDIIAEHVSILQ; encoded by the coding sequence ATGAACGTAGTAGCATTTGTAGGTAAAGTAAAAGAGATGCCGGTATTGAAAGAATCCAATGCAGGCAATAAGTTTGCGACCATGATCATGGAGGTTAACCGTAACTTTCAAAACAGTGATGGAACCCTTGATACAGATAAGATATCTGTGACGTTATGGAAGGGAATTGCAGAAACAACGATCAATACCTGCCGTCCGGGTGACTGGATTTCTGTAAAAGGTAGATTACAGGCACATGAATATGAAGGCAGAGATGGCATGATGCGCAGTGCATATGATATCATTGCAGAACATGTATCTATATTGCAATAA
- the thiI gene encoding tRNA 4-thiouridine(8) synthase ThiI gives MTIEQNKLQYDHILVRFGELSTKGKNKKDFIKRLLTNVKNALRDYDKLTYERTHDRMYIMLHGEDPHEVSEHLQKVFGISSFSFAIKVATDIEEMKKTALIIAQQSDAETFKIIARRSFKRFPMISDEINRELAGEILRNTSLRVNVKEPQLRIQVEVHEFDTYIMTGKIAGAGGYPVGVGGKGMVMLSGGIDSPVASYLTMKRGVAIECIHYASPPYTSKAAQEKVLQLATKLAPYQGHIRVHIVPFTDLQLAIYQNCDESYAITIMRRMMYRIAQRLAEKQNCLAIVNGESIGQVASQTLESMQTINCVTNMPVIRPVACLDKLEIIDIAKKIDTYDISIQPFEDCCTIFTPKNPVTKPTIHKAEHLESRFDWDKLIDECIEKTESINLYPTSKIGEEDNENIF, from the coding sequence ATGACTATCGAACAAAATAAACTACAATACGACCATATATTGGTGCGTTTTGGAGAATTAAGTACAAAAGGAAAGAACAAAAAAGATTTTATCAAGCGTCTATTAACCAATGTGAAAAATGCATTGCGTGATTATGACAAATTAACTTATGAGCGTACTCATGATCGTATGTATATCATGCTGCATGGGGAAGATCCACATGAAGTAAGTGAACATTTACAGAAAGTATTTGGTATTTCTTCATTTTCATTTGCGATAAAAGTTGCGACCGATATTGAAGAAATGAAGAAAACAGCATTGATCATTGCCCAGCAAAGCGACGCAGAAACATTCAAAATCATTGCACGCAGAAGCTTTAAGCGTTTTCCAATGATTTCTGATGAAATCAATCGTGAATTAGCGGGAGAAATCCTGCGCAACACATCTTTACGCGTAAATGTAAAAGAACCACAGCTTCGTATTCAGGTGGAGGTACATGAATTTGATACCTATATCATGACCGGCAAAATTGCTGGTGCAGGTGGATATCCTGTTGGTGTAGGTGGAAAAGGAATGGTCATGCTTTCTGGAGGAATTGATTCACCAGTCGCAAGCTATCTGACGATGAAGCGTGGCGTTGCAATTGAATGCATTCATTATGCATCTCCACCATATACCAGCAAAGCGGCTCAGGAAAAAGTTTTACAGTTAGCCACAAAACTTGCGCCATACCAGGGGCATATCCGTGTACATATTGTACCATTTACGGATTTACAGCTTGCCATTTACCAAAACTGTGATGAGTCTTATGCAATTACCATTATGCGACGTATGATGTATCGTATTGCCCAGCGTTTAGCTGAGAAACAAAACTGTCTAGCGATTGTGAACGGTGAAAGTATTGGACAGGTTGCCAGTCAGACATTAGAAAGCATGCAGACAATCAACTGTGTAACCAATATGCCAGTGATTCGTCCAGTGGCATGTCTTGATAAATTAGAAATCATCGACATTGCGAAGAAGATTGATACATATGATATCTCTATTCAGCCTTTTGAAGACTGCTGTACGATCTTTACTCCAAAAAATCCAGTGACAAAGCCTACAATACACAAGGCGGAACATCTGGAATCCAGATTTGACTGGGATAAATTAATTGATGAATGCATAGAAAAAACAGAGAGCATCAATTTATATCCAACCAGCAAGATTGGTGAAGAAGATAACGAAAATATTTTTTAG
- a CDS encoding DUF87 domain-containing protein, whose amino-acid sequence MAKAKTRKSTKQKQKLENEILVYIYALVLITLSIIGGLQIGFIGETTTGIIRYVFGNLYGVVYALVIIGSIAMMLKKSMKDIPVKYLLGIGVLLLAWIIAASVPEDTTLKGMDIFSKFLKDSMLVLKGEIAAKGGLIGAFLVSLSTFLFDYKGTWIVVGALVILGLILLLCGAPFASMKAMGANMVKPFQTWKSNGGQRKQKRNDKQEQRRREKEAREQEARERTQQKHETMLGKISLDDRVKPGQVSFLDIDDDFDIESSKEHIPVEPEPEEEPYIPNSDVVVGFHEHKKQDDKRIIEETIGKEDTFVSEFTQDFSKYKLPRLTLLKDPGKKNKNMNNIAAANDSGRKLIEILDEFGVKATLVATHIGPSVTKFEVKPDLGVRVNKISNLQNDIKMALAAKDIRIEAPIPGKSSVGIEIPNVEKTTVSMKELMKNVPEKYADSKCLFALGKDLMGNCVYGELNKMPHLLIAGATGSGKSVCVNSIITSILMRAKPDEVKLLLVDPKKVEFTPYQKVPHLIGPVITDGEEANRALKVIVTMMDNRYELFSMAGVRNIQGYNAYLDAHPEEQLQRLPWIVVIIDELADLMLVAAKEVEGSIQRITQLARAAGIHLIVATQRPSVDVITGVIKANIPSRIAFAVSSAVDSRTILDQMGAEKLLGYGDMLYVPVGETVATRVQGVFVSDDEVQAICDFVSKQAKPKYEDAFLRLEALDNSMGSSGDDVSDPLYEEVKEFIIQTRKASTSLIQRKFSIGYARAARLIDTLEEKGIVGPSRGSKPREVYAKSEQEEME is encoded by the coding sequence TTGGCAAAGGCTAAGACTAGAAAATCAACGAAACAGAAGCAGAAACTGGAGAATGAAATTCTGGTATACATTTATGCCCTGGTGCTGATTACGTTATCCATTATTGGTGGATTACAAATCGGATTCATTGGAGAAACAACGACTGGAATTATTCGCTATGTATTTGGAAACTTATATGGAGTTGTTTATGCCCTCGTCATCATTGGCAGTATTGCCATGATGTTGAAAAAAAGCATGAAGGATATTCCTGTAAAATACCTTTTAGGTATCGGAGTGTTGCTTCTGGCATGGATCATTGCGGCCAGTGTACCAGAAGATACGACATTAAAAGGTATGGATATTTTCAGTAAGTTTTTAAAAGACAGCATGCTTGTATTAAAAGGTGAAATTGCCGCAAAAGGTGGCTTGATTGGTGCTTTCCTGGTATCTTTAAGTACCTTTCTGTTTGATTATAAAGGAACATGGATCGTTGTCGGCGCACTTGTTATCTTAGGTTTGATTTTACTGCTTTGTGGGGCGCCGTTTGCTTCTATGAAGGCAATGGGTGCCAATATGGTGAAACCCTTTCAAACATGGAAAAGCAATGGTGGACAAAGAAAACAAAAGCGAAATGATAAACAAGAACAGCGTCGCAGAGAAAAAGAAGCCAGAGAACAGGAAGCAAGAGAGCGTACCCAGCAAAAACATGAAACCATGCTTGGGAAAATCAGTCTGGATGATCGAGTAAAACCTGGTCAGGTATCTTTTCTGGATATCGATGATGATTTTGATATCGAAAGCAGTAAGGAGCATATACCAGTAGAACCAGAACCGGAAGAAGAACCTTACATACCAAACAGCGATGTTGTGGTTGGATTCCATGAACATAAAAAACAGGATGATAAACGAATCATCGAAGAAACAATCGGTAAAGAAGATACCTTTGTATCGGAGTTTACTCAGGATTTTAGTAAGTATAAACTACCGCGTTTAACCTTATTAAAAGATCCTGGCAAAAAGAATAAAAATATGAACAACATTGCGGCGGCCAATGACAGTGGCCGCAAGCTGATTGAAATACTGGATGAATTTGGTGTCAAAGCCACCCTTGTAGCGACACATATTGGTCCAAGTGTCACAAAATTTGAAGTAAAACCAGATCTTGGCGTACGTGTAAATAAAATCAGTAATCTTCAAAACGATATCAAAATGGCGTTGGCAGCCAAAGATATTCGTATAGAAGCACCAATTCCTGGAAAATCTAGCGTGGGTATTGAAATTCCAAATGTAGAAAAAACTACGGTAAGCATGAAGGAATTGATGAAGAATGTACCCGAAAAATATGCGGACAGTAAATGCCTGTTTGCACTTGGAAAAGATTTGATGGGAAACTGTGTTTATGGGGAATTAAACAAGATGCCGCATTTATTGATTGCAGGTGCGACAGGTAGTGGAAAGTCCGTATGTGTGAATTCCATTATTACATCTATCCTGATGCGTGCAAAACCAGATGAAGTCAAGCTGCTTCTGGTCGATCCCAAAAAAGTAGAATTTACACCATATCAAAAGGTACCACACTTGATTGGTCCAGTCATTACAGATGGAGAAGAAGCAAATCGTGCATTAAAAGTCATTGTGACAATGATGGACAACCGCTATGAGTTATTTTCCATGGCAGGTGTTAGAAATATACAGGGATATAATGCGTATCTGGATGCTCATCCTGAAGAACAGTTACAGCGTTTGCCTTGGATTGTTGTCATTATTGATGAGTTAGCTGATTTAATGCTTGTGGCCGCAAAAGAGGTAGAAGGCAGTATCCAGCGTATCACACAGCTGGCACGTGCTGCTGGTATTCATTTGATTGTCGCAACACAGCGTCCTAGTGTGGATGTCATCACTGGTGTAATCAAAGCAAATATCCCAAGTAGAATTGCATTTGCTGTTTCCAGTGCTGTTGACTCAAGAACAATTCTTGATCAAATGGGCGCAGAAAAACTGTTAGGTTATGGAGATATGCTGTATGTACCTGTTGGAGAAACTGTCGCAACACGTGTACAGGGAGTATTTGTATCAGATGATGAAGTTCAGGCAATCTGTGATTTTGTGTCAAAACAGGCAAAACCTAAATATGAAGACGCATTCCTTCGGTTAGAAGCGTTAGATAACAGTATGGGCTCCTCTGGCGATGATGTCAGTGACCCTCTTTATGAAGAAGTAAAAGAATTCATTATACAGACCAGAAAAGCAAGTACATCACTGATTCAGCGTAAATTCAGTATTGGATATGCGAGGGCAGCACGTTTAATCGATACCCTAGAAGAAAAAGGAATCGTTGGACCAAGCCGTGGCAGTAAGCCAAGAGAAGTGTACGCAAAGAGTGAACAAGAAGAAATGGAATAA
- a CDS encoding cysteine desulfurase, with translation MIYLDYASTTPIRKEVLDTYTMLLSKYYGNSDSLHDIGRESARLMEQSRANIAQLFHVQKDEIFFTSCASESNNYATKAYAWANQRKGKHLITTCVEHSSITNAMKQLEESFGFEVTYLPVNEKGVVSLEDLKKALRKDTILVSMMMINNETGAINPIKECADYVHQNSRAAFHMDGVQALGKIPVDLKDVDMATFSAHKIYGLKGSALFYKKKNIQVLPLISGGQQEEGLRAGTSNAPADIVLAKTLRLALESLNDNYTYVKKLNTWLREALSTCEDIVINSPEVTSPYILNISVLCIGSEVMLNALNDKGFAVSAQSTCSSKSKAISHVLLEMGLGELRATHAIRISMSHMTTMEELELFVKAIKEVIHDYRTK, from the coding sequence ATGATTTATTTAGATTATGCTTCAACAACGCCAATACGTAAAGAAGTATTAGATACATATACAATGTTATTATCAAAATATTATGGGAATAGTGATTCTTTACATGATATCGGACGTGAAAGTGCCAGATTGATGGAACAAAGCCGTGCAAATATTGCACAGCTTTTCCATGTTCAGAAAGATGAGATATTTTTCACTTCCTGTGCAAGTGAATCTAACAATTATGCGACAAAAGCATATGCATGGGCAAATCAAAGAAAAGGCAAACATTTGATTACGACCTGTGTGGAGCACAGTTCTATTACCAATGCAATGAAACAGTTAGAGGAAAGCTTTGGCTTTGAAGTGACGTATTTACCAGTCAATGAGAAAGGCGTTGTTTCTTTAGAAGATTTAAAGAAAGCATTACGTAAAGATACCATATTAGTATCTATGATGATGATAAACAATGAAACAGGGGCAATCAATCCAATCAAGGAATGTGCTGATTATGTTCATCAAAATTCACGGGCAGCTTTTCATATGGATGGGGTACAGGCATTAGGAAAAATTCCGGTAGATTTAAAAGATGTAGATATGGCTACTTTTTCTGCGCATAAAATCTATGGTCTAAAGGGCAGCGCCTTATTTTATAAGAAGAAAAACATACAGGTTTTGCCTTTAATCAGTGGTGGTCAACAGGAAGAAGGACTTCGTGCAGGCACTAGCAATGCGCCAGCGGATATCGTATTGGCTAAGACATTGCGTTTAGCACTGGAAAGTCTGAATGACAATTATACCTATGTAAAAAAACTGAATACATGGCTTCGGGAAGCATTATCAACATGTGAAGATATTGTGATCAACTCACCAGAAGTGACATCTCCTTATATATTAAATATATCTGTGTTGTGTATTGGCAGTGAGGTAATGTTGAATGCTTTAAATGATAAAGGGTTTGCGGTATCTGCGCAAAGCACCTGTTCATCAAAGAGTAAAGCAATATCCCATGTATTATTGGAAATGGGACTTGGGGAATTAAGGGCAACACATGCCATACGTATTTCCATGTCACATATGACCACAATGGAGGAATTAGAATTATTCGTGAAAGCAATCAAGGAGGTTATTCATGACTATCGAACAAAATAA